The DNA segment GACCGCGCTCATTGGCGACATACAGCAGCGTCTTGCCCTCGGACTGAAGCCGTTCGATCCGCTCATCGAAGGGCGAGAAATCGAAGCCTTCATGCGACTGGAGATAGTGACGGCTGCCGATGACCAGGCGTCCGCTCGCCAACTGCGCCGAGACGCCATGCGCGACCAGATACTCGATCTCGCCATGACTGACGTGCGGCAGATTGCGATCGTGCGCGGCCTGGACCACGGCATTGGCGATGGGATGACTGGCGTGCTCCTCGATCGAGGCCACCAGTGCCAGCAGATCGCGCTCGCTGCAGCCGGCCTTGGGTTTGAGCACCTCAACGTCTGTAACCATCAGCTCGCTGTGGGTCAGGGTGCCGGTCTTGTCGAACACGACCGTGTCGACCTCGGCCAGCTGCTCGATGGCATCGCCTCCGCGCATCAGCACGCCATACTCGGCCGCGCGCGCCATGCCGGACTTGATGCCGATCGGGGTACCGAGCTTGAGCGCGCAGGCATAGTCGACCAGGAACACCGACTGCACCCGGCGCGGATCGCGCGTCACGGCATAGACGGCGGCGGCCGTGCCCAGAGTCAGGTTGACGCGCTGATCGGCGAGCCGCTCGGCCTCGCGCTGGGAGAACGAACGCTTGGCGAGCGCCTCGCGGATGAAGCGTGACACCCGCGCGGCCGTGGTGTCGGCGCCGACCTCGGTGGCCTCGATTCGCAAGCGCCCCTCGATGACCACGGATCCGCCGAGCGCGCGGCGGAACGGCTCCTTGCGTACCGGCGTGTGCTCGCCGGTGATGGCGGACTGATCGACCAGCGCCAGCCCCTCGACCACGCGCCCATCGATCGGGATCTGCTCGCCGGCGCCAACCGCCACCAGATCGCCGACGCGCACTTCGCTACCAGGTATCCGGATCAAGCGACCGTCACGCTCGACCCAGGCCGGCGCCGGATCCGGATGCAACAGCCGCTGCAACAGACGATCGGACTGACGCACCGTGCGCCGCTCCAGATAGGCGCCGAGTTCGAGCAGCAGCCCGGTGACGGTGGCGGCATAGACCTCGCCGCGCGCGGCGGACAGTCCGATCGCCAGTGCATCCAGCACCTCGACCTTGACGCCCTCGTTGACCAGCGTGTCCAGACCACGCGCCAGCGTCGGTCCGACCTTGAGTGCCGTCAAACCCAATTTCAGGGGCGCCGGCAGGATCGGCAGCAGGGCCAGCGTGAGCACCGAAGCGGCCAGCGGCGCCAGCTCGCTCTCAGACTCCTCGCCCGTGTCAAAGGTCTCGTCAGGCTCCGGCTCGCGATAGTCGTCGAGCCGCCGCAACACCGCCTCGCGGTTCGTCGTCAGTGGATCGAACTCGACGATCAGCGAACGGCTCGCGCGGCTGGCCTGGACGCCGAGCACGCCGGGCAGCGCCTCCATCCAGGCTTCGAGATCGCCCGGTCCATGGCCGGGCGCACCGAGTCGCGGCAGACGCAGACGCAGACGTCCGGGCAGTTCATGAACGATCCGATACGAGAGCACGGCGGCGGCTTGGGACACGGGTCAACTTCCTAGATATGAACGACGAACGCCGGATCAGTCGGAATCCTGACGTTGACTGGCGTGATGGACCTCGGCCTGGGCGTCGCCGAAGCGCTCCTTGATCTCCTCCAGACCACCCTGCAACAGCGACCAGGCCTGGACCACGCCCTTGATGGCGGTGCGCTGGACCTGCTCGTTGGTCAGCAGATAGGTCGCAGCGGCGCCGATCAGCAGCCCCTTGAGGAAACGGTCACGCGGCAGGATCGAGGAGGACTGGGCGCGTTGCGGCAGGCCCTGGTAGACAGACATCTGGGCCTGATAGCCGTAACCGGCCGACTGCCCCCAATGCGGAGCGGCCGCCGGACCCTGGCCGGCCGGCGGCGGTGTCTGTCCCGGCATCTGTTGCGACATCCAGGGGCCTTGACCCAGACCATAGGAACGATTGTCTTGATTCATGAGGATTCTCCGGAAGTCTTGCGATCAGTGGTAGACAGAACCGTCGTACCAGCGGAAGCGGGCGTCGCACGGCGCTGGAACAGACCGCGCAGCAGCAGAACCAGCGCCGCGCCGGTCAGAGCGCCGCCGATGCCCTCGACGAGATTCTTGCGCACGCCATGCTGATGGCGCTGACGTGTATCAGGCATGAGGGTTCTCCCGACCTTCGGTCCAATTGGACAGTCCATAGAGCACCGCCGAGCCGGCCAGGAACAGCAGACCGAGCCGCGATAGTCCCTGATCGGTGAGGCTGGAGGCGATAGCGCCGCCGGCGGCGGTCGCCAAACCGGCCGCCACCGCACTCTTGCCGGTCTCCAGCACGGCACGTTGCGGTGTCTGCCCGCCCTCCTGCACCTGGCGCAGTTGACGCGAGGCGGCGAGACTGGCGCCGACGACCGCCCCCAGGGTCGCCAGACGCATCAGGTTCGCGCAGTCCGGTCCGGCGGGGTTTGGCGGGGCCGGATACAGGGGATCGAATCTGTCGTGGCTGTAGTCATGTGAACTCATGGGGCCGCGTCCGTTTTGTCGGTCTTGGCGCCCGCGCCGAACAGGGCCGACTGAACCGAGCCGTTGGTCAGGAGCAGCACGGCCGCCGCGCCGACCAGAGCGCCCTTCCAGAAATCGATGTCGTCGAGATCGAGCATCCGGGTCAGACTCGACAGACCGCTGCCGCCGCCGGCCACCTCGTTGACCAGATCACTCACCCTGGCCCCGTGACCATGCCCTGCGCCCGCGTGCCCCATGCCGGGCTGTCCGGCGTTTCCGCTCGGACCGGGCGTCGGCTCGACATAGCCGTATCCGGGAGGCGGCATGGCGCCTGACCAATAGGGCGCGGCATTCGGCGGCGGATAATAGCCGTGCGGCGGATAGGGATAGGGGTACGGATAGGGCGGCGCGGAATGGTAGCCCGGTCCTGGTCCGGGACCGCCGACGGGGGCCTGATGATAGGGGGCGCTTGCTTCGCTCCGGCGCGCATCCGGCTCGGCGCCGCCGGCCTGCCCCTGACTCCAATGATCCGAGCCGGAGCCGGAATCCGGCGTGTTCTTCGCTTCTTGATGGTGTTCGCTCATCGGTTCCTCTGCGGGTCGTTGACGGTTCCCAGACGTGATGGCGCCCAATGCGGCCAACCAGGATCCAACAGGGGACATAGCTTAAACAGACTGCTCGCAAAATGTAAATAAGATTAAATGCTATTTACATCCAGCTTCGAATCCACTATAAAACTTCCATGGTTTTCGCCCTCAACGCCTTGAGAGTGTCCTGGTCATGCCGAGTCCTGTGAAGACGATGGAGTTAAAGCCCAAGCAACTGGAGATCCGCCACCAGATCCCCGGACGGATTCGGTTGCATGTTCCGGCACTGCGGGACGATCCGCAGCTGAGTGAGCGTCTGACGCGCGCACTGACTCAGATCGAAGGGGTGCGTGGTGTGCGCTGGAATCCGGCCTGTTCCAGTCTGGTGGTGTGGCACCGGCGAGCCGGGCCGCTGACTCAGGCGGAATTGGATCAGGTGCTGTATCCAGTGCTCCATCGCGCGGCCGCACGCCGACCGGCGCGGATCGAGTCAAGCCGCGCGGCGCCCGAGGCGCTGAAGATACGCACAGCACTCGCCAAACGACTCCCCTCCCCTACGCGGGCGCAATCTCTCGTCGAGACAACGGCGAACTGGCGTTCCCGGCTGGTGCGGCCGACCTCCTGGCGCCTGCCGTTGCCGATGCGCCTCTCCGCCGCGCGCAAGGTCGCGACGACACCGGCGACCAAACCTGTCTGTCGGCTCTGTCAGCTCAAACTGACGCTGGCGCGCTGGATCTTTGCCGATATCTGGCGTTGCTGGACGAATGAGCTGACGACGCAGCGTACCCAGGCGCGTTGAGCGATCGCTGAAATCAGGACTTGCATTCTCCTTTTTTGCTCATAAAATGAGAATGCATCGCATTTAATTTTCATTTCCAGGCATCACCGAGCGAGGTCTCCATGCATCACTCGATCCATCATGTCCCCGGTCGTTTGCGTGTCCGTTCAGCGGCATTCCGGTGCCGGCCCGGAACAGTCGATTCCGCACAAGCGCAACTGCGCGCACTCGACGGCGTCGAGCAGATCCGCTTCAACCGCGCCGCCGGTAGTCTGGTCATCCATTACGATCCGGCACGCCTGGATCATCATCGACTGCTGGAGATGCTCAAAGAGACGGGCTGCGCCGATCTGTCGTCGGCGAGTGAGGCTGTGATCTCGAAGGCGGGTGCCCTGTTCGGCAAGGCGCTCGTCGGGGCGGTCGTCAACAAGGCCGTCGAGCGCTCGGCCTTCCGTCTGGTCAGCGTGTTGCTGTAAGCGAGGAAGCGTGTTCCCGGCGACGAAGGCGCCGCTTCGTCAGCCGAGTCTGAAGCAACAGATCCGGGCACCTCGGTGCGGAAATCCGCTGCCGTCCCGAGGTGTCCGGATTTTTTAGTCGACGAGCCGGTATCCGGCCCCGCAATAGGGACAGACGGCCTCGTGATGCGGGTCGTCCTCGATCGGCAGATAGACCCTGGGATGCATGTTCCAGACCGGAGCGTCCGGACGGGGACAACACAGGGGGAGATCCCGGCGGGTGACTTCGATCGGCGGCGACTCCTGGAGCGTCGCCGTGGCTTTGCTCGGCATGGTTGCGACTCCTCTCGTTGTGATGCGAATGCAGAGACGGTCTCGATCCGATCCTCGGGCGTTCGATGGGCATCGCGACGCTCTGCCCATCCGACGAATCAGGGCTTGACCGACAACGGCCTCAGACCAGTGCGAGCCACTCCGGGTGCTGTTCGCGCCGCCCGTGGACCTGATCGAAATAGAGCATCTGCAAGCGCTCGGTGATGGGGCCGCGCGTACCGGAACCGATGGCGCGTCCGTCGATCTCGCGGATCGGCGTCACCTCAGCCGCCGTGCCGGTGAAGAAGGCTTCGTCGGCGATATAGACCTCGTCGCGGGTGATGCGCTTCTCGACCACCTTCAGTCCCAGTTCCTCGCACAGCGTCATCACGGTGCGGCGGGTGATGCCGTCGAGCGCCGAGGTCAGATCCGGGGTGTAGAGCACGCCGTCGCGCACGATGAAGATGTTCTCCCCGCTCCCCTCCATCACGAAGCCCGCGGCATCGAGCAGCAGCGCCTCGTCGTAGCCGTCGCGCAGGGCCTCCTGGAGCGCCATCATCGAGTTCATGTAGTTGCCGTTGGCCTTGGCGCGGCACATGGTCGTGTTGACGTGATGACGGGTGAAGGACGACACCTTGATACGGATGCCGTTGCGCATGTTCTCCTCGCCGAGATAGGCGCCCCAGGACCAGGCGGCGACCATGCAGTGGACCTTGAGGTTGTCGGCGCGCAGTCCCATGCCCTCCGAGCCGTAGAAGCACATGGGGCGGATGTAGGCCGATTCCAGCCCGTTCTCGCGCACCACGGCGCGCTGGGCGGCGTTCAGCGTCTCGCGATCCCAGGGCATGGGCATGCCCAGGATATGCGCCGAGCTGAACAGGCGGTTGGTGTGCTCCTCCAGACGGAAGATGGCCGTGCCCGCCGCCGTCGGATAGGCCCGGACGCCCTCGAAGACCCCCATGCCATAGTGCAATGTGTGGGTCAGTACGTGGATCTTGGCCTCGCGCCAAGGCACCATTTCGCCGTCCAGCCAGATCAGACCGTCACGGTCCGCCATCGTCGCCATGTGTCTTAACTCCGCTAGGCTCGGGATGCTGCGTCCCGAGTTCGATCTTTGAGAAGGGTCCGGGACCGACCAGCGCGCCCGGCGTCAGTCGTCCATCAATTCCTGCCACAACGCCCGCACGCGCTCGCGTTCGGGCCGCAGCTCGTCGTCGGCCACGGTTTTGGGCTGCTCGCGCAAGGCACTGCGATGATAGGCCGCACGCAGCGACTTGTAGGCCTCGGTGAGATCCTGGGCACAGTGCCCCGGAAGCAGATCGAGCCGCGCCAGGGTGTCGAGCAACCGCACGTTGTCGGTCCAGTCCGCGAGCGCCGGCTGGTCG comes from the Allochromatium tepidum genome and includes:
- a CDS encoding heavy metal translocating P-type ATPase — translated: MSQAAAVLSYRIVHELPGRLRLRLPRLGAPGHGPGDLEAWMEALPGVLGVQASRASRSLIVEFDPLTTNREAVLRRLDDYREPEPDETFDTGEESESELAPLAASVLTLALLPILPAPLKLGLTALKVGPTLARGLDTLVNEGVKVEVLDALAIGLSAARGEVYAATVTGLLLELGAYLERRTVRQSDRLLQRLLHPDPAPAWVERDGRLIRIPGSEVRVGDLVAVGAGEQIPIDGRVVEGLALVDQSAITGEHTPVRKEPFRRALGGSVVIEGRLRIEATEVGADTTAARVSRFIREALAKRSFSQREAERLADQRVNLTLGTAAAVYAVTRDPRRVQSVFLVDYACALKLGTPIGIKSGMARAAEYGVLMRGGDAIEQLAEVDTVVFDKTGTLTHSELMVTDVEVLKPKAGCSERDLLALVASIEEHASHPIANAVVQAAHDRNLPHVSHGEIEYLVAHGVSAQLASGRLVIGSRHYLQSHEGFDFSPFDERIERLQSEGKTLLYVANERGPVGLIALRDTLRAETPATLARLRRLGIERLVMISGDRRVMAEALGRELGFDAIHAEVVPEDKAALVQALQAEGAKVAFVGDGVNDGPALTVADVGIAMPRGADIARATADILLMDDRLDAVADAREIAAKTMGLIRTNFRAAVGLNTAILAGAVSGRLPPLGSAVLHNGTTLGVLLNVLKGVQLER
- a CDS encoding carbon monoxide dehydrogenase, with the protein product MPDTRQRHQHGVRKNLVEGIGGALTGAALVLLLRGLFQRRATPASAGTTVLSTTDRKTSGESS
- a CDS encoding magnetosome protein MamC; amino-acid sequence: MSSHDYSHDRFDPLYPAPPNPAGPDCANLMRLATLGAVVGASLAASRQLRQVQEGGQTPQRAVLETGKSAVAAGLATAAGGAIASSLTDQGLSRLGLLFLAGSAVLYGLSNWTEGRENPHA
- a CDS encoding HMA2 domain-containing protein, which encodes MELKPKQLEIRHQIPGRIRLHVPALRDDPQLSERLTRALTQIEGVRGVRWNPACSSLVVWHRRAGPLTQAELDQVLYPVLHRAAARRPARIESSRAAPEALKIRTALAKRLPSPTRAQSLVETTANWRSRLVRPTSWRLPLPMRLSAARKVATTPATKPVCRLCQLKLTLARWIFADIWRCWTNELTTQRTQAR
- a CDS encoding HMA2 domain-containing protein, translating into MHHSIHHVPGRLRVRSAAFRCRPGTVDSAQAQLRALDGVEQIRFNRAAGSLVIHYDPARLDHHRLLEMLKETGCADLSSASEAVISKAGALFGKALVGAVVNKAVERSAFRLVSVLL
- a CDS encoding zinc-finger domain-containing protein — protein: MPSKATATLQESPPIEVTRRDLPLCCPRPDAPVWNMHPRVYLPIEDDPHHEAVCPYCGAGYRLVD
- a CDS encoding branched-chain amino acid transaminase; this encodes MATMADRDGLIWLDGEMVPWREAKIHVLTHTLHYGMGVFEGVRAYPTAAGTAIFRLEEHTNRLFSSAHILGMPMPWDRETLNAAQRAVVRENGLESAYIRPMCFYGSEGMGLRADNLKVHCMVAAWSWGAYLGEENMRNGIRIKVSSFTRHHVNTTMCRAKANGNYMNSMMALQEALRDGYDEALLLDAAGFVMEGSGENIFIVRDGVLYTPDLTSALDGITRRTVMTLCEELGLKVVEKRITRDEVYIADEAFFTGTAAEVTPIREIDGRAIGSGTRGPITERLQMLYFDQVHGRREQHPEWLALV